AATTCATCGGTGTCTTTAAAACCTTTGTCTGTCAGTGATTCATTAAACTTATGTTGTAATTCATTAATGTGTTTATCAAGCGTGGCAATGTGGCTTTGATGATGACTGATTTTTTCATTTAGGCTTAATAGGGCTTGCTGGGACTTTTGATGGCTCTCTTGGCTATCATGAAACGCCCGTTCGCTCTCATCTATCGCTTGGCGTAGCGTGGCTTCTTTGTCATCGACATTATCCGTGCCAAACAGTGCTTCACGCTCTGATGTGTGGCTGTCATGGTGCTGGGTTAGAGATATTTTTTCTTGCTCTAATTCATGCAGTTTTTCTTGATGGTCATTTAATTGTTTGGTTTGGTTGATCAGATGAATTTGAATGTGACTTAGCTCGGATTCTAATTGCTGTTTTTGGGCGTGGTAATTGTCATGGTCTTGGCTGATTTGGGTTAGCTCGCCAATATGCTGATGAATATTTGCTAATAATGATATGTGGCTGTCATTATTATTAATATTATTAATAACATTAATAATATTATCCATATCAATATCAATGACTTTTTGATAGGGTTCTAATTTGGTATTAATGGCATGGATAAGCTCATGAATACTTTGTTCATAATCAGCGATGGCGGATTTGGTGTCTTGTGTTTGTTCTGTGATGATTTGGATGTGATTTTTTAGGGCTTTGCCGTCTTGGGTGATGATGTCAAGATTTTGGCGTAATGTGCTAAGCTCTTGGCTTTTTTGGGTAAAAGCGTGCTGTAATGTATGATAGTTATCATAACTGCCAGTTAAACTGGCTAATGTTTGATGAATGATGTCATTTAATGTATTAATGACTTCTTTTATTTTGGGCGAATTATCATCTAACGCCGTGGGCAATTCATGATGGGCGTTTTTTATTGTATCCTGTGCGATGATGGTCTGATAATCACGGTTTATATTTGTGATGATTTCATTTTTTTGTGCTGTTAATGTTTGTTGTTGCTCGCCATAATACACTTTTGCACTGGTGATATTGGCAAGTGTTTCTTTGTGAGCTTGCAGGTTTTCTTTATGCGTTTCTATTTTTTGAGTGGTGTGGGCGATGGCGGTTTTGGTGCTGTCATCAATATCATGGATAAAGGGGTTGTTAAGGGCGTACGGGTGCAATAATGAGCCACACAACGGACAGGGTTCATTATCGGTCAGCTTGGCATGATGTTCTTTTAGGGCGATGAGCTGTTGCTGGGCGTCATAATGCTGTTGCAAGGTAGATAGGGTGTTTTGTTCTTGGGTGATTTGCTCGTTTAGGGCAGAAATGGCAGACAGGGCGGTTTGCTCTTGCTCGGCATTGTCATGCAGGCGAGTGCTTAGCTCATGAAGTTGTCCATTTAGCTGTCTGTGGCTCTCTTCATGCTGGCTAAGGGCATGAGTCAAATGCGACAACTCTTTGATGCGATGAATCTTGTCTTGAAAATGCGTGCCATAATACGCCAATTTGTCATTGTCAATATCAGACAGCATGAGCGATGTTTGTAACAGCTCGCTGATTTGTCCGATAAGGGCTTGATGGTCATGCTCGCTTTGGGCTAACTGCTCTTTTTGGGTTCGCAGTTCGTCTCGTTTGTCATTGATTTGTTGGTTTTTTTGGTGTAGCTCATCGGTTTGGGCGTGCAGTTTTTGGGTGTGCTGACGAAGCTGTGCCAAAGCCGTGCCAAGCTCACGTTCATGACCTGACAGCACGCCCACATCTTGCTTGATGTCGGGATAGTGTGCCATGTGCTCATGGCGGTCATTGATGGTATGTAGCGTGGTTTGGCACCCATCCTGCTGACTGTGTAGTTCTGATATCGCCTGCTTGGCATTAGCTATCATCGTCTGCTCGTTCGTGATGGCGTGGCTGATTTTATCGATTGCCGATTTGTCCTGAGCGATGATGTTATCTAGCGTTCGCACTTGTTTGAACAGGGGTAGGGCTTGTTCATACTGGGCTTTGTGGGTGGTCAGGGTTTGATAATAGTTGTCCTTTTGTGCTTGTCGGGTTTGCTGTTCTTGTACTAGCTCGGGCAGGGCGTTTTGTAGCTCGGTTAGAGCGGTGTGGGTGTGGGTTAGGGTGTGGCGTTCACGCGTGAGTTCTTGGTAGATGGGCGATAGCTCATGAGCCAGATTGGCAAGGCGTAAGCGAGTCGCCGACTCACCAAAGGCTTGGATGTCTGTCTGGGCGGTCACAATGTCCGCTTGGTGCTTGGTGATGTGGGCTTGGGCTTGGGCTTGGGCTTGGTGCCAGCCGATGATGGTGTCTAGGTGTTGCAGGCTTGTTTGGGTGTCACGAAGACGGGCGTCATCATCGCTGATACGTCGCTCCAAAGCGGAGAAATGCTCATCATCCATGACATCGATGTCGCCTACTTTTTGCTCTAATTGGTGTAGCTCTTCCTTTTTTTGCTTATGCACGTCAAAGGCTTTTTGGCTGATTTTGGCGTAGATGTGCGTGCCGGTGATTTGTTCTAGGATTTCGCCTTTTTCGTTGGCTTCGGCTTTTAAAAAGGCAGAGAAGTTGCCTTGGGCGAGCATGACCGAACGGGTAAACTGCTCAAAGTTCATGTGCATGATTTCTATGGCTTTTTTATCGCACACGCTCGGTTTGGTCTCAATGATGGTGCCGTCATCGGATGGGCTGGTCAGTAGGCTGATTTGGCGTTTGATGGGTTGTAATTTGCCGTCGGGCTTTTTATTTGCCCGTCGCTGTTCAAAGCTGAACCGATACAGCTTATCGCCTGCACTCTCATTCATGAGTAGCACCACTTCGCTGTGGCAGTCGCCCCTATCTACGCTCATGAGTTCGTTTTGGGTGTTGCTGATGGTGCTAATCCTTGGCGTTTGTCCATAGATGGCAAGGCAGATGGCGTCTAGTATCGTGGTCTTGCCCGCCCCTGTCTGCCCTGTGATGGCAAACAGTCCGTCATTGACAAAGGCGTCATCGGTAAAATCAATGTGCCAGTTGCCTTTTAAAGAGTTAAGATTGCTAAATGATAAAGAAAGTATTTTCATGATGTTTTGGATGAATAAATGGCAAAATAAATTGGTAAAATGACTTTAAAATAAATTGGGTCAAAATCAGTCGGATAAAATAAGTGAGGTGGCAGGCAAACCAAGCCATACGCCGTCAGTCCGCCTGCACGTCCTGCTCATGAATGGCTTGGATGATGTGCTGATAGGCGACT
This Moraxella sp. K1664 DNA region includes the following protein-coding sequences:
- a CDS encoding AAA family ATPase; translation: MKILSLSFSNLNSLKGNWHIDFTDDAFVNDGLFAITGQTGAGKTTILDAICLAIYGQTPRISTISNTQNELMSVDRGDCHSEVVLLMNESAGDKLYRFSFEQRRANKKPDGKLQPIKRQISLLTSPSDDGTIIETKPSVCDKKAIEIMHMNFEQFTRSVMLAQGNFSAFLKAEANEKGEILEQITGTHIYAKISQKAFDVHKQKKEELHQLEQKVGDIDVMDDEHFSALERRISDDDARLRDTQTSLQHLDTIIGWHQAQAQAQAHITKHQADIVTAQTDIQAFGESATRLRLANLAHELSPIYQELTRERHTLTHTHTALTELQNALPELVQEQQTRQAQKDNYYQTLTTHKAQYEQALPLFKQVRTLDNIIAQDKSAIDKISHAITNEQTMIANAKQAISELHSQQDGCQTTLHTINDRHEHMAHYPDIKQDVGVLSGHERELGTALAQLRQHTQKLHAQTDELHQKNQQINDKRDELRTQKEQLAQSEHDHQALIGQISELLQTSLMLSDIDNDKLAYYGTHFQDKIHRIKELSHLTHALSQHEESHRQLNGQLHELSTRLHDNAEQEQTALSAISALNEQITQEQNTLSTLQQHYDAQQQLIALKEHHAKLTDNEPCPLCGSLLHPYALNNPFIHDIDDSTKTAIAHTTQKIETHKENLQAHKETLANITSAKVYYGEQQQTLTAQKNEIITNINRDYQTIIAQDTIKNAHHELPTALDDNSPKIKEVINTLNDIIHQTLASLTGSYDNYHTLQHAFTQKSQELSTLRQNLDIITQDGKALKNHIQIITEQTQDTKSAIADYEQSIHELIHAINTKLEPYQKVIDIDMDNIINVINNINNNDSHISLLANIHQHIGELTQISQDHDNYHAQKQQLESELSHIQIHLINQTKQLNDHQEKLHELEQEKISLTQHHDSHTSEREALFGTDNVDDKEATLRQAIDESERAFHDSQESHQKSQQALLSLNEKISHHQSHIATLDKHINELQHKFNESLTDKGFKDTDEFLSACMDNDERLALAQTEQNLHYALKQARDNLNYWEHKLDDIMTTKPNDKVLADILKDMDKQHEPNTTNDKPQNMTLDELKHHKEQLQSRHYAQLTAFGEQKQLFVNAKDSREKHGSLMNLISQKQQDLLVWAKLDELIGSKEGIKYRNFVQGLTLELMLHHANDVLSKMDSRYVLTHGDDKINKSLLEINVIDTAQGSEIRSTKNLSGGESFIVSLALAMGLSQMSSENVSINSLFLDEGFGTLDDEILDIALSVLSSLKDTGKMIGIISHVQSLKERIPTQIHVKKIANGESRLLGSGVS